The Pantoea nemavictus genome includes a region encoding these proteins:
- the rpmF gene encoding 50S ribosomal protein L32: protein MAVQQNKPTRSKRGMRRSHDALTTAALSVDKVSGETHLRHHITADGYYRGRKVITK from the coding sequence ATGGCCGTACAACAGAATAAACCAACCCGTTCTAAGCGTGGTATGCGTCGTTCACACGATGCTCTGACCACTGCTGCTCTGTCAGTAGATAAAGTTTCTGGCGAAACTCATCTGCGTCACCATATCACTGCGGATGGTTACTACCGCGGTCGCAAGGTTATCACCAAGTAA
- the flgJ gene encoding flagellar assembly peptidoglycan hydrolase FlgJ, which yields MTDTQSLMNAAYDSRSLNDLKREAAADPKGKAMQVAKQVEGMFVQMMMKSMRAALPQDGMLSNDQTRLFTSMYDQQIAQEIGKRGLGMADLIVKQMQPAQEPDETAGTVPMKLDNSFIYSNLPSSQLEQMVRKAVPRLPVSPSSLPSDSSDFIAQLAQPAQVASQKSGIPHHLILAQAALESGWGQRQILTRDGKPSYNVFGIKASGDWKGQTTDIMTTEYEGGEAKKVRASFRVYGSYMEALSDYVKLLSSNPRYAAVANAPSAEQGARALQAAGYATDPKYAQKLVGMIQQFKNMGEKVVKAYSNDITDLF from the coding sequence ATGACCGACACGCAATCGCTGATGAATGCGGCCTATGACAGCCGCTCACTGAACGACCTAAAACGTGAAGCCGCCGCCGATCCGAAAGGGAAGGCGATGCAGGTGGCAAAGCAGGTTGAAGGGATGTTTGTGCAGATGATGATGAAGAGCATGCGCGCAGCGCTGCCGCAGGATGGCATGCTGAGCAATGACCAGACGCGGCTTTTCACCTCAATGTACGATCAGCAGATTGCGCAGGAGATCGGGAAACGCGGGCTAGGGATGGCGGATCTGATCGTTAAACAGATGCAGCCCGCGCAGGAGCCAGACGAAACGGCGGGCACGGTGCCGATGAAGCTGGATAACAGCTTCATTTATAGCAATCTGCCCTCCAGTCAGCTCGAGCAGATGGTGCGTAAAGCGGTGCCACGTCTGCCAGTTTCACCGAGCAGTTTGCCCAGTGACAGCAGCGACTTTATCGCGCAGCTGGCGCAGCCGGCTCAGGTTGCCAGCCAGAAGAGTGGTATTCCGCATCACCTGATTCTGGCGCAGGCCGCGCTGGAATCAGGCTGGGGCCAGCGTCAGATTCTGACGCGCGATGGCAAACCGAGTTACAACGTGTTTGGCATCAAGGCGAGCGGCGACTGGAAGGGGCAAACCACCGATATCATGACCACGGAATATGAAGGCGGCGAAGCGAAAAAAGTGCGCGCCAGCTTCCGTGTCTATGGTTCGTATATGGAAGCGCTCAGCGACTACGTCAAACTGCTTTCCAGTAATCCGCGTTATGCCGCCGTGGCGAATGCGCCAAGCGCCGAGCAGGGCGCCCGTGCTCTGCAGGCCGCCGGTTACGCCACCGATCCGAAGTATGCGCAAAAATTGGTGGGAATGATCCAACAATTCAAAAACATGGGCGAAAAAGTGGTGAAGGCGTACAGCAACGATATCACCGATTTGTTCTGA
- the flgK gene encoding flagellar hook-associated protein FlgK, which yields MSSIINSAMSGLSAAQAALSTTSNNISNYTVAGYSRQTAILSQSNSTLQGSSYYGNGVTLSGVQREYDEFITAQLRGSSANYSAVNTQYNQISNIDDLLSTSTTSLSTSIQSFFTNVQNVVSNANDPSARQSMLSYAQGLVNQFQTTAQYLNNMQNSVNTDVASSVDQINTFTSQIADLNSQIAKLTTGGGAAPNNLLDQRDQLVNSLNNVVGVNVSQQDGSYIVSMGNVTLVNGKNSTSLVAMPSSSDSTRTTVGYVDKQAGNVEIPEKTLTTGSLGGLLAFRTQDLDSAQNQLGQLAAAFTTSFNSVHSEGYDSNGDQGGNFFNIGSPTVVGNSKNTSAATVTAAWSDTSAMKASNYTVSYDGSNWSVTRMSDNVKFSVTPDANDGTLNFDGLKLTVSTSPAPNAKDSFLVKPVQNVIAGMSVAITDESQIAAASSATSGESDNRNAQKLLDLQDSKLVNGNATIAQAYASLVSSVGNKTSTLETASTTQENVVTQLSDRQQSVSGVNLDEEYSNLTKYQQFYMANAQVLQTASTIFNALMGIRG from the coding sequence ATGTCCAGCATAATTAACTCAGCGATGAGTGGGCTGAGCGCCGCACAGGCTGCATTAAGCACCACCAGTAATAACATCAGCAATTACACGGTAGCGGGCTATTCGCGTCAGACGGCGATTTTGTCGCAGTCCAACAGCACCTTGCAGGGCAGCAGCTATTACGGCAACGGTGTGACGCTTTCAGGCGTACAACGTGAATATGATGAATTCATTACTGCTCAGCTGCGCGGTTCCAGCGCCAACTACAGCGCCGTGAATACGCAATATAATCAAATTTCTAACATTGATGATCTGCTGTCGACGTCAACCACGAGCTTGTCGACCTCAATCCAAAGCTTCTTCACCAACGTACAGAACGTGGTGAGTAACGCCAACGATCCGTCAGCCCGTCAATCAATGTTGAGCTACGCACAAGGCCTGGTAAACCAGTTCCAGACCACGGCGCAATATCTCAATAATATGCAGAACAGCGTCAATACTGACGTTGCTTCAAGCGTTGATCAGATCAATACCTTCACCAGCCAAATCGCTGACCTCAACAGCCAGATCGCCAAGCTCACTACCGGCGGTGGTGCGGCACCGAACAATCTGTTGGATCAGCGCGATCAGTTGGTGAACAGCCTGAACAATGTGGTTGGCGTTAACGTATCCCAGCAGGATGGTAGCTATATCGTCTCCATGGGCAACGTGACGCTGGTGAATGGTAAGAACTCCACCAGTTTGGTGGCGATGCCGTCCAGCAGCGATTCCACACGCACCACCGTCGGCTATGTCGACAAGCAGGCGGGCAATGTTGAAATTCCAGAGAAGACGCTGACCACCGGTTCACTCGGCGGTTTACTGGCGTTCCGTACGCAGGATCTGGATAGCGCACAAAATCAGCTCGGCCAACTCGCTGCGGCGTTCACCACTAGCTTCAACAGCGTGCACAGCGAAGGGTATGACAGCAACGGCGATCAGGGTGGCAACTTCTTCAATATCGGTTCGCCAACCGTAGTGGGTAACAGCAAAAACACCTCAGCAGCTACCGTTACTGCTGCCTGGTCAGACACCAGCGCGATGAAAGCCTCTAACTACACCGTCAGTTACGACGGCAGTAATTGGTCGGTAACCCGCATGTCTGACAACGTGAAGTTTAGCGTTACGCCAGATGCGAACGACGGAACCCTCAACTTTGATGGTCTGAAACTGACGGTCAGCACCTCACCTGCGCCTAACGCCAAAGACAGTTTCCTGGTTAAACCGGTACAGAACGTCATTGCTGGCATGTCAGTGGCGATTACTGATGAGTCGCAAATTGCCGCGGCATCCAGCGCGACCAGCGGTGAAAGTGATAACCGCAATGCGCAAAAATTATTGGATCTGCAGGACAGCAAATTGGTGAATGGCAATGCGACCATTGCCCAGGCATACGCCAGTCTCGTTAGCAGCGTCGGTAACAAAACCAGCACGCTAGAAACCGCCAGTACCACCCAGGAAAACGTGGTCACGCAGTTGAGCGATCGCCAGCAGTCAGTGTCGGGTGTCAACCTTGATGAGGAGTACTCTAACCTGACGAAGTATCAGCAGTTCTATATGGCGAATGCGCAAGTGCTGCAAACGGCGAGTACCATTTTTAATGCGCTGATGGGCATCCGCGGCTAA
- the yceD gene encoding 23S rRNA accumulation protein YceD, with the protein MQKVKLPLTLDPVRAAQKRLDYHGVYAPELVARLAETVVSVDSEVECDMSFAVDNQRLAVLQGTAEVQVTLSCQRCNQSFPRHVHVSYCFSPVSSDEQAEALPEAYEPVDVNDFGEIDLLAVIEDELILALPVVPVHDSEHCEVSDADMVFGQLPPEAEKPNPFAVLASLKRK; encoded by the coding sequence ATGCAAAAGGTAAAATTACCCCTGACGCTCGATCCGGTCCGCGCCGCGCAAAAACGCCTTGATTATCATGGTGTTTATGCACCTGAATTGGTGGCGCGCTTGGCCGAAACGGTCGTGAGTGTGGACAGTGAAGTTGAATGCGATATGTCGTTTGCGGTTGACAACCAGCGCCTCGCCGTTCTGCAAGGAACAGCCGAAGTGCAGGTGACTCTGTCATGTCAACGCTGCAACCAGTCGTTTCCACGTCATGTTCACGTAAGCTATTGCTTCAGTCCTGTCTCTTCTGATGAACAGGCCGAAGCACTACCGGAAGCCTACGAGCCAGTTGATGTCAATGATTTTGGTGAGATCGACTTGCTGGCGGTGATCGAAGATGAACTCATCCTCGCGCTGCCCGTGGTTCCGGTGCATGATTCTGAACACTGTGAAGTGTCCGACGCGGACATGGTATTTGGTCAATTGCCTCCAGAGGCAGAAAAACCAAATCCGTTTGCCGTATTAGCCAGTTTAAAGCGTAAGTAA
- the rluC gene encoding 23S rRNA pseudouridine(955/2504/2580) synthase RluC, whose protein sequence is MKTENPGVQYVAITAENAGQRIDNFLRTQLKGVPKSMIYRILRKGEVRVNKKRVKPEYKLEDGDELRIPPVRVAEREENTVSPKLDKVAALTNAILYEDDYLMVMNKPSGTAVHGGSGLSFGVIEGLRALRPEARFLELVHRLDRDTSGILLVAKKRSALRSLHEQLREKGMQKDYLALVRGDWPSHLKVVQAPLLKNILQSGERVVRVSAEGKPSETRFKVEERFGFATLVKASPVTGRTHQIRVHTLHGGHPIAFDDRYGDREFDAQLSSTGLSRLFLHAAALTFTHPNTGEVLRMEAPLDGALKHCLAQLRQKKA, encoded by the coding sequence ATGAAAACAGAGAATCCCGGCGTACAGTATGTCGCCATTACGGCTGAAAATGCCGGACAACGTATTGATAACTTTTTGCGCACCCAACTCAAGGGCGTGCCAAAAAGCATGATTTATCGCATTTTGCGTAAAGGTGAAGTGCGGGTGAACAAAAAACGCGTGAAACCCGAATATAAGCTGGAGGATGGCGACGAGCTGCGCATTCCGCCAGTGCGAGTTGCCGAGCGCGAGGAAAATACCGTTTCACCGAAGCTGGATAAAGTTGCGGCTCTGACCAACGCCATTCTGTACGAAGATGACTATTTGATGGTGATGAATAAACCCTCCGGTACAGCGGTGCACGGCGGCAGCGGATTAAGTTTTGGCGTAATTGAAGGATTGCGCGCGTTACGTCCGGAAGCGCGTTTTCTCGAATTAGTACATCGCCTCGACCGCGATACTTCTGGCATCTTGCTGGTGGCGAAGAAGCGCTCGGCGCTGCGTTCGCTGCATGAGCAACTGCGTGAGAAGGGCATGCAGAAAGATTATCTGGCGCTGGTGCGCGGTGACTGGCCATCGCATCTGAAAGTGGTGCAGGCACCACTGCTGAAGAATATTTTGCAGAGTGGTGAGCGCGTAGTGCGCGTGAGTGCTGAGGGTAAGCCCTCCGAGACGCGCTTTAAGGTTGAAGAGCGCTTCGGCTTTGCGACCCTGGTTAAAGCGAGCCCGGTGACGGGGCGTACGCATCAGATCCGCGTCCATACGCTGCATGGCGGACATCCCATCGCTTTTGACGATCGTTATGGCGATCGCGAATTTGACGCGCAGCTTAGTTCGACCGGGTTATCTCGACTGTTTCTGCATGCCGCCGCGTTGACTTTTACCCATCCCAACACCGGAGAAGTGCTGCGGATGGAGGCGCCACTGGATGGCGCACTGAAGCACTGCCTGGCCCAGCTGCGCCAGAAAAAAGCCTGA
- a CDS encoding Maf family protein: protein MTPLVLASTSPFRQALLNKLGLPFITAAPDCDETPLMDESAPELVQRLALAKAEALAGHHPNSWIVGSDQVCVLNGEITGKPHTVENACRQLAAASGNAITFYTGLALIQPQSGKRWVICEPFIVHFRQLSAEEIRGYVEKEQPLQCAGSFKSEGLGICLFDKLEGRDPNTLIGLPLIALNEMLRAAGINALC from the coding sequence ATGACACCTTTGGTATTAGCTTCTACCTCTCCTTTTCGTCAGGCGCTGCTGAACAAATTGGGCCTGCCTTTTATTACCGCTGCGCCCGATTGTGACGAAACACCGCTGATGGATGAATCGGCACCCGAGCTGGTGCAGCGTCTGGCCTTAGCCAAGGCAGAGGCGCTTGCTGGACATCATCCCAATAGCTGGATTGTCGGTTCCGATCAGGTCTGCGTGTTAAATGGCGAGATTACCGGCAAGCCGCATACCGTAGAGAACGCCTGCCGTCAGCTCGCTGCTGCCAGCGGCAATGCCATAACCTTTTATACCGGGCTGGCGCTGATACAACCGCAGAGCGGCAAACGGTGGGTTATTTGCGAACCTTTTATTGTCCATTTCCGTCAGTTAAGTGCAGAAGAGATACGCGGTTATGTGGAGAAGGAGCAGCCGCTGCAATGCGCAGGTAGCTTTAAAAGTGAGGGATTAGGGATTTGTTTGTTCGATAAACTGGAAGGACGCGATCCCAATACCTTAATTGGCTTACCGCTGATTGCTTTGAATGAGATGCTAAGAGCGGCGGGCATCAACGCGCTATGTTGA
- the flgL gene encoding flagellar hook-associated protein FlgL, translating into MRLSTNMIFNQQVRGITDSQASWLKVGEQLSTGLRVSNPSDDPIAASRAVVLSQSQAKSSQYATARSFADQSLSMEENALSSVTSSIQDAQTMIVYGSTGTLSDDDRASIATKLEGIRSQLLNQANSRDGNGRYIFAGYQTDFAPFSDAGAPAGVSYVGGADAITQKVDDGRTMAVSSTGSSVFMSITSNSKVEPDGSPSETNLFNMLDSAIAALKTPQDDADDATKQVFQDAMDKSNRGLSNSLNNVLAVRSAVGSQLAELDTLDAQGDDRDTIMASQMTDLVQVDYTQAISSYTMQQTALQASYKTFTDMSKLSLFQLNS; encoded by the coding sequence ATGCGTCTTAGTACCAATATGATTTTCAACCAGCAGGTGCGCGGCATTACCGATTCGCAAGCCTCATGGTTAAAAGTGGGTGAGCAGCTCTCCACCGGACTGCGTGTGAGCAATCCTTCAGATGACCCGATTGCAGCATCACGTGCAGTGGTTCTGTCGCAATCACAGGCGAAAAGCAGCCAATATGCCACCGCGCGCAGTTTTGCCGATCAGAGCTTGTCGATGGAAGAGAATGCACTCTCGAGCGTGACCAGCAGCATTCAGGATGCGCAGACCATGATTGTGTATGGCTCTACCGGCACCCTGAGTGATGATGACCGTGCATCGATTGCCACAAAATTAGAGGGCATCCGCTCACAATTATTGAATCAGGCAAATAGCCGTGATGGTAACGGTCGTTACATCTTTGCGGGCTATCAAACCGATTTTGCGCCGTTCAGTGACGCGGGTGCACCGGCTGGCGTCTCATACGTTGGCGGCGCTGATGCCATTACGCAGAAGGTCGATGATGGTCGTACGATGGCGGTGAGCAGCACAGGCTCGTCAGTGTTTATGTCGATTACCAGCAACTCAAAGGTTGAGCCAGACGGCAGCCCAAGCGAAACCAACCTGTTCAATATGCTCGATAGCGCAATTGCTGCATTAAAAACGCCGCAGGATGATGCCGATGATGCAACCAAGCAGGTATTCCAGGACGCGATGGATAAATCCAACCGTGGACTGAGCAACTCATTAAATAACGTGCTTGCCGTGCGTTCAGCTGTGGGGTCTCAATTAGCTGAACTTGATACGCTGGATGCGCAAGGGGATGACCGTGACACCATCATGGCTTCGCAAATGACGGATCTGGTGCAGGTTGATTACACCCAAGCCATTTCCAGCTACACCATGCAGCAAACGGCTTTGCAGGCATCGTATAAAACCTTCACTGATATGTCGAAGTTGTCGCTGTTCCAGCTTAATTCGTAA
- the rne gene encoding ribonuclease E has product MKRMLINATQQEELRVALVDGQRLYDLDIESPGHEQKKANIYKGKITRVEPSLEAAFVDYGAERHGFLPLKEISREYFPANYNAHGRPNIKDVLREGQEVIVQIDKEERGNKGAALTTFISLAGSYLVLMPNNPRAGGISRRIEGDDRTELKEALSALELPDGMGLIVRTAGVGKSAESLQWDLSFRLKHWEAIKKAADSRPAPFLIHQESNVIVRAFRDYLRQDIGEILIDNPKVLEVARQHIAALGRPDFSSKIKLYTGEIPLFSHYQIESQIESAFQREVRLPSGGSIVIDSTEALTAIDINSARATRGGDIEETAFNTNLEAADEIARQLRLRDLGGLIVIDFIDMTPVRHQRAVENRLREAVRQDRARIQISHISRFGLLEMSRQRLSPSLGESSHHVCPRCSGTGTIRDNESLSLSILRLIEEEALKDNTKEVHAIVPVPVASYLLNEKRDAVSAIEKRQGGVRAIIVPNDQMETPHYSVLRVRTGEETQTLSYHLPKLHEAEMALPSEEEHAERRRPEQPALAAFAMPDAPPAPVEVVKETQPAPAVEAKAKPAVAAPAVTSTGFVARLLNGLKKLFAGDTPAAAPAETQQETPAAVEAENTQQRGERRNNSNRRNNRRERTPRNGENGQVREGREAREPREPREAREPREAREPRDNQDNRRNKRQNEPREARPVLSDEALEQRDEQQQQRREQRADRQRRRQEEKRTQQQDQKVAEPVVQADVVDENVAQEEERVQVMPRRKQRQLSQRVRVGDTGEVTAEAPAPVVHEAAAETAPRAQYIEHPEASNDEQDDSENRDSANMPRRSRRSPRHLRVSGQRRRRYRDERYPTQSAMPLESAAASPEMASGKVWISYPVAQAQEEYTTQDAMHEVSDYGYQQTAAAVAETATVETATVEPAAVEPAVEQVAFEEAVHQVEPQAHTEVPVVNTDDVTPIAAPVNEEPSVISAADEQVAQETAAEAEPAASVEEAQPEVSAVADVVEQAPADVSPAVEAQVEEVLAAPVAAGADVTPVTEPHAPVAARDTAVTTIETRFKHHATAPMTKAPAPAWEPEPARHSDWVRPAFGFEGRGSAGGHSATHQATAPATRPESA; this is encoded by the coding sequence ATGAAAAGAATGTTAATTAACGCAACTCAGCAGGAGGAGTTGCGCGTTGCCCTGGTTGATGGACAACGTCTGTACGATCTGGATATTGAAAGTCCTGGACACGAACAGAAAAAAGCCAACATATACAAAGGTAAAATCACCCGCGTTGAGCCCAGCCTTGAAGCTGCGTTTGTCGATTACGGTGCTGAACGTCACGGTTTCCTCCCTCTGAAAGAAATTTCCCGCGAATACTTCCCTGCCAACTACAACGCACATGGTCGTCCGAATATTAAAGATGTGCTGCGTGAAGGCCAGGAAGTTATCGTTCAGATTGATAAAGAGGAGCGCGGTAATAAAGGAGCAGCACTGACTACCTTTATTTCGCTGGCCGGTAGCTATTTGGTATTGATGCCGAACAACCCACGTGCTGGCGGTATTTCTCGCCGTATTGAGGGTGACGATCGTACCGAGTTGAAAGAAGCCCTTTCCGCACTGGAACTTCCAGATGGCATGGGTCTGATTGTTCGCACCGCGGGCGTCGGTAAATCTGCCGAATCGCTGCAGTGGGATCTCAGCTTCCGTCTGAAGCACTGGGAAGCGATCAAGAAAGCGGCAGACAGCCGCCCAGCACCTTTCCTGATTCATCAGGAGAGCAACGTTATCGTCCGCGCCTTCCGCGATTATCTGCGTCAGGATATTGGTGAAATCCTCATCGATAACCCGAAAGTTCTGGAAGTGGCGCGTCAGCACATTGCTGCGCTAGGCCGTCCCGATTTTAGCAGCAAAATCAAACTGTACACCGGTGAAATCCCGCTGTTCAGCCATTACCAAATTGAATCGCAGATTGAATCTGCCTTCCAGCGTGAAGTGCGCCTGCCGTCAGGCGGCTCGATTGTTATCGATAGCACCGAAGCGCTGACCGCCATCGATATTAACTCCGCACGTGCTACGCGCGGCGGTGACATCGAAGAGACCGCGTTTAATACCAACCTGGAAGCGGCCGATGAAATCGCTCGCCAGCTGCGTCTACGCGATCTCGGCGGCCTGATTGTTATCGACTTTATTGATATGACGCCAGTGCGTCACCAGCGCGCCGTCGAGAACCGTCTGCGTGAAGCCGTGCGTCAGGATCGTGCACGCATCCAGATTAGCCACATTTCACGCTTCGGTTTGCTGGAGATGTCGCGTCAGCGCCTCAGCCCGTCACTGGGTGAATCCAGTCATCACGTCTGCCCACGCTGTAGCGGTACCGGCACCATCCGTGATAACGAATCGCTGTCGCTGTCTATTCTGCGTCTGATTGAAGAAGAAGCGCTGAAAGACAACACCAAAGAAGTGCATGCGATCGTGCCGGTTCCGGTGGCCTCTTACCTGCTGAACGAAAAACGTGATGCGGTGAGCGCCATCGAGAAACGTCAGGGCGGCGTGCGTGCCATCATCGTGCCAAACGATCAGATGGAAACGCCACATTACTCTGTACTGCGTGTCCGCACCGGTGAAGAGACGCAAACCCTGAGCTACCATCTGCCAAAACTGCACGAAGCGGAAATGGCGCTGCCTTCTGAAGAAGAGCACGCGGAGCGTCGTCGTCCGGAGCAGCCAGCCCTGGCCGCCTTCGCGATGCCAGATGCGCCGCCAGCACCGGTTGAAGTGGTTAAAGAGACACAGCCAGCGCCAGCCGTTGAAGCGAAAGCCAAACCTGCTGTTGCCGCACCTGCAGTGACCAGCACCGGCTTCGTTGCCCGCCTGCTGAACGGCTTGAAGAAACTGTTTGCCGGCGATACGCCTGCTGCGGCTCCGGCTGAAACTCAGCAAGAGACGCCAGCGGCTGTTGAAGCGGAAAATACGCAACAGCGTGGCGAACGTCGCAACAATAGCAACCGTCGTAATAATCGTCGTGAGCGCACACCGCGTAATGGCGAGAATGGTCAGGTGCGTGAAGGTCGCGAAGCGCGTGAACCACGCGAGCCGCGCGAAGCACGTGAGCCACGTGAAGCCCGCGAACCGCGTGACAATCAGGACAATCGTCGCAACAAGCGTCAGAACGAACCGCGTGAAGCGCGTCCTGTACTGAGCGATGAAGCACTTGAGCAACGTGATGAGCAGCAGCAACAGCGCCGCGAACAGCGTGCCGATCGCCAGCGTCGTCGTCAGGAAGAAAAACGTACTCAGCAGCAGGATCAGAAAGTCGCTGAACCGGTCGTTCAGGCTGACGTCGTAGACGAAAATGTTGCGCAGGAAGAAGAGCGTGTACAGGTGATGCCGCGCCGTAAACAGCGTCAGCTGTCACAACGCGTACGTGTGGGCGATACCGGTGAAGTCACCGCTGAAGCGCCAGCGCCAGTTGTGCATGAAGCCGCCGCTGAAACTGCACCACGTGCTCAGTACATCGAACATCCGGAAGCCAGCAATGACGAGCAAGATGATAGCGAGAACCGTGACAGCGCCAATATGCCGCGTCGTTCACGTCGTTCACCGCGTCACCTGCGCGTAAGCGGCCAGCGTCGTCGTCGTTATCGTGACGAGCGTTACCCAACGCAGTCTGCAATGCCGCTGGAATCTGCTGCAGCTTCGCCAGAAATGGCATCCGGTAAAGTGTGGATTTCTTACCCGGTTGCGCAAGCGCAGGAAGAGTACACCACGCAAGATGCCATGCATGAAGTGTCGGATTACGGCTATCAACAAACCGCCGCCGCCGTGGCTGAAACCGCTACTGTTGAAACCGCTACGGTTGAACCCGCTGCTGTTGAACCGGCCGTTGAGCAGGTTGCCTTTGAAGAAGCCGTGCATCAGGTTGAACCGCAGGCGCACACTGAGGTGCCGGTAGTGAATACTGATGACGTCACGCCGATTGCAGCGCCCGTCAACGAAGAACCATCAGTGATTTCTGCTGCTGATGAACAAGTTGCGCAGGAAACCGCAGCTGAAGCAGAACCGGCGGCCAGCGTTGAAGAAGCGCAGCCTGAAGTTAGCGCAGTGGCTGACGTTGTTGAGCAGGCGCCGGCTGATGTTTCGCCAGCAGTGGAAGCACAGGTTGAAGAAGTACTGGCTGCGCCAGTGGCTGCAGGAGCTGATGTCACACCGGTAACGGAACCGCATGCGCCGGTTGCAGCACGTGACACTGCGGTAACTACCATTGAAACGCGCTTCAAACATCATGCTACCGCCCCGATGACCAAAGCACCGGCACCGGCATGGGAACCTGAACCAGCTCGTCATAGCGATTGGGTTCGTCCCGCGTTTGGCTTCGAAGGTCGTGGTTCTGCAGGTGGTCACAGCGCCACGCATCAGGCAACCGCTCCGGCTACCCGTCCGGAAAGCGCCTAA
- a CDS encoding flagellar basal body P-ring protein FlgI — protein MTMTTLLRLSLGLLLGFSVMAHADRIRDLTSVQGVRDNQLIGYGLVVGLDGTGDQTTQTPFTTQTVSNMLSQLGITVPAGTNMQLKNVAAVMVTAKLPTFARQGQNIDVVVSSLGNAKSLRGGTLLMTPMKGVDNQVYALAQGNILVGGAGASAGGSSVQVNQLNGGRITGGATVERELQSNFGSQNTINLQLNNEDFSMAQRIADAINSRGIGSAQPLDARTVQIRVSPNNSSQVRLLAEIQNLDVSVPLEDAKVIINSRTGSVVMNREVTLNTCAVAQGNLSVTVNQQQNVSQPDTPLAGGQTVTTNNTQIDLRQSGGALQRVNSSANLNNVVRALNALGASPIDLMSILQSMESAGCLRAKLEII, from the coding sequence ATGACTATGACGACTCTGCTCCGCCTGAGCCTGGGCTTGCTGCTCGGTTTCAGCGTAATGGCACATGCTGACCGCATCCGCGATCTCACCTCGGTGCAGGGCGTGCGCGATAACCAGCTGATCGGTTACGGTTTGGTGGTGGGCCTCGACGGCACCGGTGACCAGACTACGCAAACCCCATTTACCACGCAAACTGTTAGCAACATGCTCTCGCAGCTCGGTATTACGGTACCTGCGGGTACCAACATGCAGCTGAAAAACGTGGCGGCGGTGATGGTCACCGCCAAGCTGCCGACGTTTGCGCGTCAGGGGCAAAACATCGACGTGGTGGTTTCCTCGCTGGGTAACGCCAAAAGTTTGCGCGGCGGTACGCTACTGATGACGCCGATGAAAGGCGTCGATAACCAGGTGTATGCGCTGGCGCAGGGCAACATTTTGGTCGGTGGTGCCGGTGCATCGGCCGGCGGCAGCAGCGTGCAGGTTAACCAGCTCAACGGTGGCCGTATTACCGGCGGCGCTACGGTGGAGCGTGAACTGCAGAGCAACTTCGGTAGCCAGAACACCATTAACCTGCAGCTGAATAATGAAGACTTCAGCATGGCGCAGCGTATCGCCGACGCGATCAACAGCCGTGGTATCGGCTCGGCGCAGCCGCTGGATGCGCGCACCGTGCAGATTCGCGTCTCACCAAATAACAGTTCGCAGGTACGACTGCTGGCAGAGATTCAGAACCTCGATGTTTCGGTACCGCTGGAAGATGCCAAGGTGATTATCAACTCACGTACCGGTTCGGTGGTGATGAATCGCGAAGTGACGCTGAACACCTGTGCCGTAGCGCAGGGCAATCTGTCGGTTACCGTCAATCAGCAGCAGAACGTCAGTCAGCCTGATACGCCATTGGCCGGTGGTCAGACCGTGACGACCAACAATACCCAGATCGATCTGCGTCAGAGTGGTGGCGCACTGCAGCGTGTGAACTCCAGCGCCAACCTCAATAACGTGGTGCGTGCGCTTAATGCGCTCGGTGCATCGCCGATTGATCTGATGTCGATTCTGCAATCGATGGAAAGCGCAGGTTGCTTACGCGCCAAACTGGAAATTATCTGA